One window of Dermacentor albipictus isolate Rhodes 1998 colony chromosome 9, USDA_Dalb.pri_finalv2, whole genome shotgun sequence genomic DNA carries:
- the LOC135908933 gene encoding NSFL1 cofactor p47-like, translating to MCYFAGAIVAIIGTSSLRFRCSPIVAGSMADSNEHSDLIAQFCGVTGADSSRAKLCLESASWNLQLALASFYEDPEESMDQQSSPELPPEQNKSPKHVSIAANKPTARSSARIRGFSDLTNDDSANEEEGQAFYAGGSERSGQQVLGPGKKPDSKENFVVEMFKAAKRHGAQVLEPGMDDGARQDRGAGASWFQGTGHRLGDTATGSEAVSPTAMPRRSSVSRVLKMWQDGFSIDDGPLHAYDDPGSQAFLQAIRQGEIPRELLQDADGAEVNLNMEDHRHEQFVVPPRARVMAFEGTGHRLGSVTPTLTRPVGSELSPERTEADAKAAINLDESQPMTNIQIRLSDGTRLVAHMNHTHTVGDIRKYIVVARPEYAASTFILLTTFPHQELMDEKATLKDANLLNAVIVQRLK from the exons ATGTGCTATTTCGCTGGAGCTATCGTAGCCATTATCGGCACGAGTTCCTTGCGG TTCCGCTGTAGTCCTATAGTTGCGGGCAGCATGGCGGACAGCAATGAGCATTCGGATTTGATCGCTCAATTTTGCGGTGTCACCGGCGCTGACAGCTCCCGGGCCAAGCTATGTCTCGAGTCCGCGTCGTGGAATCTACAG ctggcgctcgcctcgtTCTACGAGGATCCCGAAGAGAGCATGGACCAGCAGAGCTCCCCGGAGTTGCCACCCGAGCAGAACAAAAGTCCCAAGCATGTCTCCATAGCGGCCAACAAGCCAACAGCCAGGTCATCCGCCAG GATTCGGGGCTTTTCGGATCTCACCAACGATGACAGCGCCAACGAGGAGGAAGGGCAGGCGTTCTACGCTGGTGGCTCGGAGCGTAG TGGACAACAGGTCCTCGGACCAGGCAAGAAACCTGACAGCAAGGAGAACTTTGTGGTCGAGATGTTCAAGGCAGCAAAGAG GCACGGTGCCCAGGTGCTGGAGCCAGGAATGGATGACGGGGCCCGTCAGGACCGGGGCGCCGGTGCCAGCTGGTTCCAGGGGACGGGTCACCGACTGGGCGACACCGCGACGGGCAGCGAGGCCGTGTCTCCGACGGCCATGCCGCGCCGGTCGTCCGTCTCGCGGGTGCTCAAGATGTGGCAGGACGGCTTCAGCATCGACGACGGGCCGCTGCACGCCTACGACGACCCGGGCAGCCAGGCATTTCTCCAGGCCATCCGCCAGGG GGAGATCCCAAGGGAGTTGCTGCAGGATGCAGATGGCGCCGAGGTGAATTTGAACATGGAGGACCACCGGCACGAGCAGTTCGTGGTGCCCCCGCGAGCCAGGGTGATGGCCTTTGAGGGCACGGGACACCGGCTTGGCTC TGTGACCCCAACGTTGACCCGACCAGTGGGTTCGGAGCTCTCACCGGAACGTACGGAAGCAGATGCCAAGGCAGCAATCAACCTGGACGAATCCCAGCCCATGACCAACATCCAGATTCGTCTCTCGGATGGCACGAG GCTGGTGGCCCACATGAACCACACCCACACGGTAGGGGACATCCGCAAGTACATCGTGGT TGCGCGGCCTGAGTACGCAGCATCGACCTTCATCCTGCTGACAACGTTCCCACACCAGGAACTAATGGATGAAAAGGCGACGCTGAAGGATGCGAACCTGCTAAACGCCGTCATCGTGCAGCGCCTGAAGTGA